A single Nicotiana tabacum cultivar K326 chromosome 5, ASM71507v2, whole genome shotgun sequence DNA region contains:
- the LOC142180721 gene encoding uncharacterized protein LOC142180721 → MTYLPASEVHFMSEEIYDHCPAVLNWERGNTGHKKQFRYFNMWSLLPEFKTKVQKVWKTELKGTKIYKLVGKMNITKYVLQRLNKERFSVIEGNAEIAMARLINCQEKIQKDPRNADLINEEVSLLQESIKWKVAKEQFFTQKRDSKKGRQYICCDLVRRGPIVQQEQIDRLEEQFTEIEVKEALWSISGDKSLGPDGYESQFFKDCWLKRVLPTVVAENQSAFVKGRSIVQNILICQDLVKLYNGKKTTRSCLIKIDLKKAYDFVEWGFVEEMLHTLNFPPRFDK, encoded by the exons ATGACATACTTGCCAGCATCAGAAGTTCACTTCATGAGTGAAGAAATCTATGACCATTGCCCGGCTGTATTAAATTGGGAAAGGGGGAACACAGGACACAAGAAGCAATTCAGATACTTTAATATGTGGAGCCTATTACCAGAATTCAAAACAAAAGTGCAAAAAGTTTGGAAAACTGAGTTGAAAGGCACCAAAATATATAAACTTGTGGGGAagatgaatataacaaaatatgtTTTGCAAAGATTAAACAAGGAAAGGTTCTCTGTTATTGAAGGGAATGCAGAAATAGCAATGGCAAGATTGATAAATTGTCAAGAGAAGATCCAGAAGGATCCAAGAAATGCTGATTTAATAAATGAGGAAGTTAGCCTGCTGCAAGAAAGCATTAAATGGAAGGTTGCTAAGGAGCAGTTTTTTACACAAAAGA GGGATTCTaaaaaagggagacaatatatATGTTGTGATCTTGTTCGAAGAGGTCCTATAGTACAACAAGAACAGATAGATAGGTTGGAAGAACAATTCACTGAAATAGAAGTAAAGGAGGCACTATGGTCAATATCAGGAGACAAGTCCCTAGGGCCTGATGGCTATGAGAGCCAATTTTTCAAAGACTGTTG GCTAAAAAGAGTACTGCCTACAGTAGTTGCTGAGAACCAGAGTGCCTTTGTGAAAGGAAGAAGCATAGTACAAAATATTCTCATTTGTCAAGACCTGGTGAAATTGTACAACGGGAAGAAAACCACAAGAAGCTGTCTTATAAAGATAGACTTAAAGAAAGCATACGACTTTGTGGAATGGGGCTTTGTGGAAGAGATGCTACATACATTAAACTTTCCACCCAGATTTGACAAATAG